The Candidatus Omnitrophota bacterium DNA segment TCCCCGTACTCATGCAGGGCGTGAAAGATGCGCATTACACAAATCCCTTGCCGCATGTCCTGATGCTCACCGCCATTGTGGTGGGGGTCGCAACGCTGGGCGTGGGACTGGCCCTTTTGATTTCCCTCCACAGCCGGTACAAAACTCTCGAAGAGCCGCAGCTTCTGGAAAGCCTTAAATGACCCTCGTCCATTACCCCTTGCTCACGGTCTTCATACCCCTGTTTGCGGCGGTTCTGATCCCGCTGCTCGCATGGAAACGGCCGCATGCGGCGTTTGGGCTTGCGCTCTCGGGCAGCTTAGGTTCTGCGGCTTGTGCTTTGGCCGGGCTTCGTTACGTATTGATGAACGGCCCCTTGTCCTATGCCATCGCCAGCTGGGCCCCTCCGCTGGGCATTGAGTACGTGCTGGATCCTATTGCCGGGTACGTGAGCAGCGTGATTGCCTGCGTTGCCGCGGCTGTGGTGCTTTTTACCAAGGCCCGCATGTTGCCTCGGCTCGGTGCGCGGGCGGGAGCTTTCTATGCCCTGGTGCTGCTGCTGATCGCGGGGTTGTTGGGCATAGTCATCACCGGAGACCTGTTCAATCTCTATGTGTTTTTGGAAATCTCCTCCTTGGCCGCCTATGCACTCATCGCTCTCGGCAGCGCGCGTTCCGCGTTTGCGGCCTTCCGCTACCTGCTCTTGGGGACTCTGGCCGGCTCCCTCTATTTGCTCGGAGTCGGACAGCTTTATGTGCTGACCGGCACGCTCAACATGGCGGATATGGCAATGCTCTTGCCCGGGGTGTGGAGTTCCCCTGTGATCCAGCTCGGGCTGATTTTAATTGTGAGCGGCCTGTGCTTGAAGATGGCACTCTTTCCTTTGCATACCTGGTTGCCCGATGCCTACAGCTATGCGCCCACGGGTATTTCTGCGCTGATCTCCTCGACCATGAGCAAGGTGGCGGCCTATGCGCTGGTGCGCGTTTTGTTTTGGGTCTTTAATGCCGGGCACGGGAATTACTGCGACCCTGTCCTGCAAGTAATCGCCGGACTCGGAGCAGTGGCCATCGTGGCAGGCTCCGTGCTGGCTATTGCTCAACAAGAGTACAAACGCATGCTCGCCTACAGCAGCGTGGCGCAGGTGGGCTATATCGCCGTGGGGATCGGGATGGCCAATCCCTGGGCCTTGACCGGCGCGCTTTTCCATATATTGGCCCATGCCGTGGCCAAGGCCTTGCTGTTCTTGGTGGGGGGACAGGCGCAGGGGCCGGAGACGGTTCTGGGACCGGAAGAGCCTGACACCCTCCCCATCCGTTCCTTAACCGGACTGGGCAAACGGCAACCTATGGTGGCAGCCTGCTTTACCGTGGCAGCACTCTCCATGGTGGGCGTACCGCCGCTGGCCGGGTTTTTCAGCAAGTGGTATTTGGTGCTGGGCGCATTGCACGGAAGGCATTGGGTCCTCCTTATTGCCATTCTTTCGAGCACTCTGCTCAATGCCGTCTATTTCTTCCGCATTTTGGAGCGTATGTATTTGCACGCAGGGGCCAGGGAGGTATCTCCGGAGGAGATACGTCCCTGTGAGTCAAATGCTGAGGGACACACCTCTGCAGACCTTAAGGGACGCATCTCCTCCGGAGATACGTCCCTCCCCGAGGCTCTGGCGATAACGATCCCCATCGTGGGCTTGGCGATCGCCGTGCTGGCTGCGGGCGTTTTGAGCTCGGGGATCGTATCCGGTGTAATTTTGAAGGGAATACAGGGAATCCTATGACAGGGACGGTTCCCGCCAGCCCTTTTTGCTACAGCGGGTTATGTGAGAACCGTCCCCGGCATCTGAGATAACAGAATGAACCAGACGACATCCGCTATACCAATTTTAGCAGTGGCTGTGAGCCTCGCCGCTGTGCCGCTTATTGTGGCCAGCAGCCGGCGGCCGAACCTGCGTGAGTTCTGGACCCTGGCAGCGGCAGTGATCAAGTTCGGGCTGGTCTTTTCCTTGCTTGGCCCAGTCCTCAGCGGTGAAACCCCCATCGCGCGTTTGGGCTCCCTGGCCCCGGGACTTCCCTTATATCTGCGCGTGGACGCCTTTGGACTCTTCTTTGCGCTGGTGGCTTCTGCCTTGTGGATACTCACCTCCGTCTATTCCATTGGATATATCCGCGGACTGGACTCGCCAAAGCAAACCCGGTACTTTGCCAGCTTTGCCGTATGCCTGGGCTCGACCATCGGCCTTGCCTTTTCCGGAAATCTCATCACTTTCCTCATCTTCTACGAAATGCTATCGATAGCGACTTATCCACTAGTTATCCACAAGGAGAATCAGGAGTCCCTCGCCGCAGGGCGTAAGTATTTGACCTATGCCCTGAGCGCCGGACTCCTGCTCATCCTGGCCACAGCCTGGACCTCCCAACTCGCGCCCACATTGGAATTTAAGGCCGGGGGCTTCCTGGTCCCCGCTATGACCGGCAAGGGTGAGCTTCGTATCTTGTTTAGTTTGTTTATCTTAGGTGTCGGAGTCAAAGCAGCCATCATGCCCCTGCATTCTTGGCTGCCCACCGCCATGGCCGCGCCCACCCCTGTGTCCGCGCTGCTGCACGCCGTGGCCGTGGTCAAGGCCGGGGTCTTTGGGGTGGTCCGGGTGGTGTTCTTTATTTTTGGTCCCAACACCTTATCCTCAATCGGGGTTGCGGATATTTTGGCCTGGTCTGGGGCCATCACCTTTGTGCTGGCGAGCTTTGTAGCGCTGCGCCAGGACCATCTCAAGCGACGGCTTGCCTATTCCACCATTGGCCACCTTTCTTATATTGTGATGGGGGCTGCGGTGCTGACGCCTGCGGCCCTGACCGGAGCCACCCTGCACCTGGCCTTTCACGCAGTCATGAAGATCACCCTCTTTTTCTGCGCCGGGGCCATTTACGTAAAAGCCCATTTGGAGAATATCTCGGATATGGACGGGCTGGGCAGGCAAATGCCCTTTACCTTTGGGGCGTTCACCGTCGGGGCCCTGGGGCTGGCCGGCGTGCCTCCTGTGTGCGGCTTTGTCAGCAAGTGGTACCTGGGCAAGGGCACGGTGGATGCCGGGGACTTCTGGTTCCTGGGCTTTCTCCTGTTGAGCGGGCTGCTCAATGCCGCGTATTTCTTCCCCGTGTTCCTGAGGGGATTCTTTGGAGCGCCTGCAAAGGAGATACGCGTAAACGAGGCCTCGGCTCCGATGGTGGTGCCGCTGACGATCACAGCCGCGGCCGCCTTGGTGTTGGGAATCGCCCCCAATGCCGTGTTTCACTTTGTGGACTTGGCTCAGCTCGTGGTCAAGTCCGCATTCTGACCCGGTGTGACCCGGTGTCAGGCACTGGTGCCAGGCACCGGTGTCAGGCACCGTGATTGGAGAAATATGATGACGGTCACGTCGTTTCCTGGATTTTGGTCGGTATTCGGGCTCATCGGATGCTTGGTCATCATTGTGGTGAGCAAGTGGATGGGAAAGCTCTTCCTGCAAAAAGATGAGCATTACTACTCAGGGGCTAGGGACGGTTCTCAATCGTCTGGCAGCCTCCCTAACAGTCGAGAAGCGTCCCTGTGACTTTACACCCTGCACTACCCCTGCTTTTGGGAGCGGTCTTTCTCTGGGTCTTGCCGCCAAAGCTGCGCCCATGGCTCAGTGTGCTTGCCGGGGCACTGGCCCTCTGGATGATCACGGGCCTCGGCGCAGAGTCCTCGCTGTCCCTAAATCTGATGAGCTTTAATCTGCAGCTCCTGGCCGTGGACAAGCTCAGCCGCGTGTTCGGTTTTATCTTTGCGCTCATCACGGCCCTCGGATCTGTCTACGCCCTGCACAACAAGGATGCCAAGGAACAGACAGCCGTCCTCCTGTATGCCGCAGGCACTCAGATTGTGTGCTTTGCCGGGGATCTGCTCACCCTGTATGCGGGATGGGAGGTCATGGCCGTAACCGCAGCCACCCTGGTCTGGCTGCGCCGTAACCCGGAATCCCTGGCCGCCGGCCTGCGTTACCTCCTCATGCACCTCTTTGGCGGCACGGTGATGCTGGCCGGGATCCTTTTGCACTGGAATGCCACAGGCTCTCTCGCCTTTGTGGGGGCCCATTTTAGCGGCCTTTCAGGCGGAATGATCCTGTTTGGTTTCCTCCTGAACGCGGCTGTACCGCCTTTGGGGGCCTGGCTCCCGGACGCATACCCTCAAGCCACGGTCACAGGCACGGTCTTCCTCAGCGCCTTTACCACCAAGGCCGGAGTCTACTGCCTGGCACGCGCCTTCCCGGGCACGGAACTTCTATTGTGGCTGGGGGTGATGATGGCTCTGTACGGCGTGGTGTTTGCGGTCCTGGAAAACGATATCCGCCGCCTCTTGGGCTATCACATCATTTCCCAGGTGGGATACATGGTCGCAGGAGTGGGCCTGGGCACAGAAATGGCCATCAACGGCGCCACGGCACACGCCTTTTGCCACATCCTCTACAAAGCCTTGCTCTTGATGGGTGCAGGCACAGTGCTCTACTCCACCGGAAAATCCAAACTCACCGAACTCGGCGGCCTGTACAACCGCATGCGCCTGGCCTTTTGGCTCTATATGATCGGCGCCTTTTCGATCAGCGGCTTCCCTCTTTTCAACGGATTCATTTCCAAGAGCATGGTCGTGGCAGCGGCTCATCACGAACACCACTACTGGATGTTCTACGGCCTCCAGCTCGCTTCCGTAGGAACCTTCTTGAGTATCGGCCTCAAACTGCCCTGGTTTGCCTGGGCGGGCAAGTCGCTATCTCCGCTGGAAGTCAAACCTCTACCGCAAAATATGGTTTGGGGAATGGGGGCTGTTGCCGCGCTTTGCTTTGTTTCAGGCGTGATGCCGGCTCTCTTGTATCCGCACCTGCCTTATGCCGTGCATTACCAACCCTACACAGCGCATCATCTCGCGGAGATGATGCAAATCTTGATCTTCACGGCCGCCGGATTCTTCTTGCTTCTCAAGAAACTCAAAATCCAAGACACCCTTACAGTTGATACTGATTGGTTCTACCGAAAACCAGGCCTGGCTGCCGCAAGCGCCTTGGTCGGAGGCGTTAACGCGGTCTTCTCCAAGAGTCTTCAGGCACTGCTCAACGCCGCCCACGCAATTGTGCTGCCTGTCTGGAATCCGGATGAAAACCGGATGTCCCTGCAAAACTCCGGCATGCTGCTGATCCTATTCCTGGTTGTCTTGGGAATTTTGTGTTTGTGAGGATTTCAGTGTTTTGTGGCGCAAAGTGGACGTTACAATCCCAGTTCAAGAATGCCGGCAGTATTTGCCTGCTCTAAGAGAGTGTCTGAAGCATTGTAATTTCTATACCCCTGCCCGCCGGAATCCTCACCAGCCCTCAGTTGCTTTACAAGCCTTTGAACAACCACTGTCATCCCGATCCGCTTCGGGCCTGCGGTCTTGATTTCCATTGCATTAAGACGTGTGATTGCCCCTGCCGCATTCGCTGAGTTTTCCAAAATATCCAGAATCGTGGCGACATCTTGAGCATGCGCTCCCAGAATCGCGGCCTCGATCCCCTGGTTCATCAAGTCGAATCTCTCCCAGAGCATTACCACCAGGTCCTTTCTCATCCGCAGTTGGTGCGCATAGGCGATTATGGTTCCAAGAAGGTCTGTATTCACGACACCGTGTTTTCTCAAGAAGGCAACGACAGGATCTCTCTTCACTGCTTCTTGTCCAAAAAGCAAAATATTCGCCGCTGCCACAGCGAGATCTCCGCGCTCAAAATCCCTGTGTTCCAATTCCTCCCCCACCTCTTTCAGGAAATCAACAGCCGATAAAACTCTTATCTTGCCCACCTGATCAAAAAACGCTCCGGAATCGCTGTGCAAAAACCTTTCGTACTCATGGTCCAAGGCAGCCGCAATGTTTTCTCCGGTATTGGGGTCCACGGAAGCTTCCGTCATTAAGAACTGCACCTCGTTAATCCATAACAAGGCCTCACGCACAATTCGGGCCTTGCCCGAATCGGAGTAGACATAATTTGTCTGCATTTGATCGAATGCTCCCTCACTAAAGAGTGGTTGGCTTGCTCCACCCAAAGGAAACAGGCTGTTGACCAGCCTTAACGTCCGAAAAAAGCGTTCTCCGGGGATCTCATCCTGATCCCCTGGGGACATGGAGGCGCGCACATTTCCGGCAAGCCCTTCCAGATCTGCCAGATCTGCCACATCCTCAAATCCCATATCCTGCATCAGCTGCTGCCGGTCCGCACGCTGAGTGAACCAGTCCTGCTGTTCCAGTTCAGCCAAGGCCACAGCCGCAAATCGGGCCCTGGAAACATCGGGATGATCTTGATTCTGCCCGGCAATATCAATCCATTTCAAGATCAAGAGGATAATACTGTCCTGCTTCAGGACATCATGCACACCCAGTTCGCCCAGGATTTGCCTGACTCCAGGGTGGATCAACGGAGAACCTTCTTGAAAAGCACGATCAAATAATTGCGCTGCCAAGCTCGCCAATTCAACATTCTGTTGCCAATCCCAGTACACGCCGGCTAGAGCTTTCAGCTGCCTTGAACTGTAGTCAAAAGGATTATCCGGGGCATCCAGCCCTTGCCCGGATCTCTGGATTTTTTCGAAGGCTTCCGATACCTGGGCAGTGACGAACTCAAGGTCCTTCCACCTCTTGGTAAGGATGGCGTTAACGGCCCTGTCTTCCATAACTTTGAGCGCCACACTTTGCGACAGAGTAGCTTCAAAGGTTTGCACAAAAGCGGTCGCATGCAGAGCTGCTTCTTGTGGATTCACTACAGCAACGGCATAGTCCTCCTGCAGGAGCATATACTGATGCTGCACAAGGTAATTGGCCCATTCAAGAATTTCAGTCTTAAGCAGCGCATACCGCACACCGTCCCCGCTGGTTGCCGCCTGCATGACATCCCTGACAATATCCGAAGGCATAAGAATCCCCGGAATCCGGAGGTCTCGCAAACGCTCCGCATAGACTTCCCGGCGAACCTGCTCATAGGCTTCCCCAATTCTGGAGCCCGTTGTCTCAACCAGGGCTTTTATACGAACATATGTCTCCGCGTCTTCCTTCTCGCTGGGAATATCGTTGCGCCGGACATGATCTTCCAACCACTGCCTGCTTTCTCCATAAAGCTGAAAGAGCGTGGCCAAGTCCTTGGCGCGCACCAGCGCTTGCAGGCGCAGCTCAAAGGAATCCGACGGCAGGCCTCTCGTGGGATCGTGGGACAGGCGCGCAAAACTCGATGCCAGGGAATGGCTCCAATTCATGGGAGGAACCCGAGACATCCCTTCAAACACAGCGCCTGGAAGCAATTCAAGATTCTCGAAGATCTCTTCAAAGAGAGCCTCCAGCTGCACCTCTTCACTGAGATTTGAAGCCAGGTAAATATCGAGGCCGCCACCCTCTCGCGGAATACTACAGGCTGTGGCCAATTGGCCGGGATTGGGCCCCAGATTACTCTGAGGACTGATGAAGAGACGAACTTCCCGACGATCTAAAGAGCGCGCCAGAACCTCCAGAATTTGGGACTCCTTTTCTGTCACACTGCCGGATGCAGTCCACCCGGAAAGCTTGGCTCGAACGGCTTCTGCATGATCCCCGCCTGCTTCGTATTCCCTCTGGGCCCCCATCCTTGCCCGGACTCCCATTTCTTTATTGGCTGCTTCGCGCTGGGAGCCGGACGAAAAGGCGGCCATATAGCCTGAGGCGACTAACCCAGCCGCTTTTTGTTCCTCCGTGCGCCGGTAAGCTTTCCCGGAAACATAGCTGACCCCTTGAACATTGGGTACTGGAAGACGGTGATCTATCCCCCGCACTCCGTCTGTCATCCCTTGCAGCACAGCCCATGAAGCCCTAGGTTTGCCGGAGCGAATTCCACGAAGCACTCTCACTGCGTTTATGGCCGAATACTGAAACAGCCATTTAAGTGAAACCCCTCCAAAACTTCGCACCACAGCAATGTGGTTTCGCGCGCTATTCCTTAGCACGAATGGACTGGAAGGGCCTCCCGTGCTTCCTCCTCCCCGGGTATGCTGAACTCGGCTGTCACTGACCAGCACTGTGCACAATCCTGCATCTTGCAACTTCCCTCCCAGAAAGCTTTCCTCAGCATAGGCAAAAAAATGGCCTGGCCAGCCTCCAATCCCGTGCCAGACTTTTTCCCTAATAAGAATCGCCGCTCCAGAAACAGTATCCACCGTCATTGCTGGTTGAGAAGGATCGATCGTGCGAATCCCCGGCCGTTTTAACCATGTGCTCCCTAGAAATCTGGATCCCGCATTAAGAATCTCGTCCGGCTTCTCCAAGGAGACAATGACACTGCCAAGCACCCCGATGTCATCTGCGGGCACGTCCTCCGCTCCCTCCTGAAGCACACGCACTAAGGCGGCAAGAGCGCCTGGTTGAACCGCCGCGTCGTTATTCAGACACCATATTGCCTCCGCGACCAATACATCGCACCCGAATTCAGCAGCAACATTGTGGCCTTCATCAAAACCCAAATTCGTATCAGACCGCAGCAGGTGGGTCGCGCACAGATTCGGGAACTTCTCCAGGAGGCTTGCTTTGTGTGTTTCATAAAATTTATCCTCAGTGGACCCGTTGTCCAGTATCACGAGTTCCACATAGGGATACTCAAGTTGCTCCAGACTCCGGAGCAACTTTTCTGTCTCCTTCCCGCCATTCCAATTGAGTGTGGTGATCACAATCTTCGGAGGGGCGTTCAAAGAAAACAGTTCTGCGGAAAAGGATCGCAAGTCAAATGAATTCTCCACGACAATCCGGCCGGAAAGGACATCGTAGCGAACGGGTATTCCCTTGACTAAGATGGCTTGCCCCTTGATCCACTTACTCCAGACTGCGGGCCAATTCCCGGACAAACTCTTGCCAAAGGCCGGAACCTCATCTGGACGCAGAATTCCCATTTCAAGAAGTTGATCGGACAGCATTGTCTTTGCTTTGGCGGAGCGGATACCGTCTCCCAAAGCCATTTGCCTAAGAAGAGAAAGGCGAAGATCTTTGACATACCGCCGGTGACCCGCATAGTCGTGAGGAGCAAGATGTTGCAAGCGTATATCAAAAGCCTTCCGGACATCCGCATTTAGATAGTGATGCGCAGCACAAATCGCGCGGGGAATTGCGGCAGAGTTAATTTCAGGAAGCAGGCACTGAAGGTCCCACTCCAGGAGATCTTTGAGGACATCTTCCAGGGGAATTAACTCACCAGAACCATGACGATCAAAAGCAGTCAAAAGCGCCTTACGAAACGCTTCCGCCATGACAGGCGCATTGTCGATTCTCCGAGACCACTGAATCGGCTCCGCAGTTGAGGCAGCGGCCTCCATTACCTGTATCATTCTCTGCATTGCGGGACCGGCATCCTGTCCCATAACGGGGATATTCACAGAAGGAGGAATGCAGGCAGACTCCCGCATCTGCGCCCAGCCGGGAGTGATGCTGGTCACCAAGAAGACTTGCGTAAATAGGAGTGCGACGAGGCGTGTGGCTGAATTGCTCATGACATTAGGGGACACATCTCCGTTGGAGATATGTCTCCTGAAGCTCGGAGATAGCTGCCCCTATAGATTTAGGGAAAAGTGTAGCATGGGCACCGCACTAAAACAAGGTATAATAAAAGTCTTTTTCCAAAAGACAACAAACCCTTATCACTATTACTAACAACGGGTTACATATTAAGCGTAAGGGCCCGCGACTGCGGCGGACTCCCCTTCCACGCTCTCCAGGAGCAGTGTCAGGGTATTCCGGGCCATCTCCAGCACGCCGGGGCCTACCTGGAGGGACTGCCAACTGCCTCCGGCAGGCTGGTACCGGAGAGATCCGCCGGCAAGGGCGGAGACCAGGGGAGCATGATCCGCCCAGACCCCGATCGCGCCTTGGGTCGAAGGCGCAATCACGGAGGTGACTTGGCCTTCATACGCCATGCGGTCAGGGGTGAGGATGTTGAGGGTAAAGGGTTTCGTTGACATATCACTGGGTCCCGTCATCCCGAGGAGCAAAGCGACGTGGGGATCTTTGTTCCGCAAAGACCGCCACGCTGCGCTCGCGGTGACAATCTACGATTGCTGTTTCAACTGTTCGGCATTCGCGATGACTTCTTCAATATCCCCTGCCATATAGAAGGCCTGCTCAGGCAGAGTATCGAATTCGCCGTTCACCAAACGCTTGAAGCTTTGGACCGTATCCTCCAGCTTCACAAACTTACCCGGGCGCCCTGTGAAGGGCTCAGCCACAAAAAACGGCTGCGACAAAAAGTTCTGGATCTTGCGGGCGCGCATGACTACGGCCTTGTCTTCCTCGGAAAGTTCGTCCATGCCGAGAATTGCGATAATATCTTTCAAGTCTTTGTAGCGCTGCAAGGTGAGCTGGACTTCGCGGGCTACTTGGTAGTGCTCCTCTCCCACAATGTGCGGATCCAGAATACGGGAAGTCGAGTCCAGAGGATCCACGGCAGGATAAATTCCCAACTCCGCAATCTGGCGGCTCAACACGCTCGTGGCATCCAAGTGCACAAAAGCTGCGGCGGGAGCAGGGTCAGTCAAATCATCAGCCGGCACATAGATGGCCTGCACGGACGTGACAGACCCCTTCTTGGTCGAGGTGATTCGCTCCTGGAGTTCCGCCATTTCCGTAGCCAAGTTAGGTTGGTAACCCACCGCTGAAGGCATGCGGCCCAAGAGAGCGGAGACCTCCGCGCCCGCCTGCGTAAAACGGAAGATATTGTCGATAAAGAGCAGCACATCCTGGCCCATTTCATCGCGGTAATACTCCGCCATACTCAAGGCCGAAAGCGCCACGCGCAAGCGCGCGCCCGGGGGTTCGTTCATCTGGCCGAAGACCAAGGCGGTCTTTTTGATAACCCCGGAATCATTGAGCTCATGCCATAAATCATTGCCTTCACGGGTGCGCTCTCCCACTCCGCCAAACACCGACACACCACCGTGCTGGGTCGCAATATTGTGGATAAGCTCCATCACCACCACGGTTTTACCCACACCGGCTCCTCCAAAAAGGCCGATCTTCCCGCCCTTGGGATAGGGCGCAAGCAAATCGACCACCTTGATACCGGTTTCCAAAACGGAACTCACGGGCAGCTGATCCTCAAAAGAAGGCCCGTCCCGGTGAATCGGATAAGTTTGACCGGGATTAGCCACCGGCCCTTGCTCATCAATGGGTTCCCCCAGGAGATTGAACATGCGGCCCAGGCATTGATCTCCCACAGGCACCTGGATGGGCTCGCCCGTAGCCCTTGCCTCCATCCCGCGCACAAGTCCGTCCGTGGAGGCCATGGCAATACAGCGCACC contains these protein-coding regions:
- a CDS encoding cation:proton antiporter subunit C gives rise to the protein MIAFFTDRYAYIATVVLLLIGLGGMLLHPNLLKKLIGLGIFQSGIILFYINVAANHQGTVPVLMQGVKDAHYTNPLPHVLMLTAIVVGVATLGVGLALLISLHSRYKTLEEPQLLESLK
- a CDS encoding NADH/ubiquinone/plastoquinone (complex I); translation: MTLVHYPLLTVFIPLFAAVLIPLLAWKRPHAAFGLALSGSLGSAACALAGLRYVLMNGPLSYAIASWAPPLGIEYVLDPIAGYVSSVIACVAAAVVLFTKARMLPRLGARAGAFYALVLLLIAGLLGIVITGDLFNLYVFLEISSLAAYALIALGSARSAFAAFRYLLLGTLAGSLYLLGVGQLYVLTGTLNMADMAMLLPGVWSSPVIQLGLILIVSGLCLKMALFPLHTWLPDAYSYAPTGISALISSTMSKVAAYALVRVLFWVFNAGHGNYCDPVLQVIAGLGAVAIVAGSVLAIAQQEYKRMLAYSSVAQVGYIAVGIGMANPWALTGALFHILAHAVAKALLFLVGGQAQGPETVLGPEEPDTLPIRSLTGLGKRQPMVAACFTVAALSMVGVPPLAGFFSKWYLVLGALHGRHWVLLIAILSSTLLNAVYFFRILERMYLHAGAREVSPEEIRPCESNAEGHTSADLKGRISSGDTSLPEALAITIPIVGLAIAVLAAGVLSSGIVSGVILKGIQGIL
- a CDS encoding monovalent cation/H+ antiporter subunit D family protein (subunit D of antiporter complex involved in resistance to high concentrations of Na+, K+, Li+ and/or alkali; contains an oxidoreductase domain; catalyzes the transfer of electrons from NADH to ubiquinone); the protein is MNQTTSAIPILAVAVSLAAVPLIVASSRRPNLREFWTLAAAVIKFGLVFSLLGPVLSGETPIARLGSLAPGLPLYLRVDAFGLFFALVASALWILTSVYSIGYIRGLDSPKQTRYFASFAVCLGSTIGLAFSGNLITFLIFYEMLSIATYPLVIHKENQESLAAGRKYLTYALSAGLLLILATAWTSQLAPTLEFKAGGFLVPAMTGKGELRILFSLFILGVGVKAAIMPLHSWLPTAMAAPTPVSALLHAVAVVKAGVFGVVRVVFFIFGPNTLSSIGVADILAWSGAITFVLASFVALRQDHLKRRLAYSTIGHLSYIVMGAAVLTPAALTGATLHLAFHAVMKITLFFCAGAIYVKAHLENISDMDGLGRQMPFTFGAFTVGALGLAGVPPVCGFVSKWYLGKGTVDAGDFWFLGFLLLSGLLNAAYFFPVFLRGFFGAPAKEIRVNEASAPMVVPLTITAAAALVLGIAPNAVFHFVDLAQLVVKSAF
- a CDS encoding Na(+)/H(+) antiporter subunit D; this translates as MTLHPALPLLLGAVFLWVLPPKLRPWLSVLAGALALWMITGLGAESSLSLNLMSFNLQLLAVDKLSRVFGFIFALITALGSVYALHNKDAKEQTAVLLYAAGTQIVCFAGDLLTLYAGWEVMAVTAATLVWLRRNPESLAAGLRYLLMHLFGGTVMLAGILLHWNATGSLAFVGAHFSGLSGGMILFGFLLNAAVPPLGAWLPDAYPQATVTGTVFLSAFTTKAGVYCLARAFPGTELLLWLGVMMALYGVVFAVLENDIRRLLGYHIISQVGYMVAGVGLGTEMAINGATAHAFCHILYKALLLMGAGTVLYSTGKSKLTELGGLYNRMRLAFWLYMIGAFSISGFPLFNGFISKSMVVAAAHHEHHYWMFYGLQLASVGTFLSIGLKLPWFAWAGKSLSPLEVKPLPQNMVWGMGAVAALCFVSGVMPALLYPHLPYAVHYQPYTAHHLAEMMQILIFTAAGFFLLLKKLKIQDTLTVDTDWFYRKPGLAAASALVGGVNAVFSKSLQALLNAAHAIVLPVWNPDENRMSLQNSGMLLILFLVVLGILCL
- a CDS encoding glycosyltransferase family 2 protein, which translates into the protein MSPNVMSNSATRLVALLFTQVFLVTSITPGWAQMRESACIPPSVNIPVMGQDAGPAMQRMIQVMEAAASTAEPIQWSRRIDNAPVMAEAFRKALLTAFDRHGSGELIPLEDVLKDLLEWDLQCLLPEINSAAIPRAICAAHHYLNADVRKAFDIRLQHLAPHDYAGHRRYVKDLRLSLLRQMALGDGIRSAKAKTMLSDQLLEMGILRPDEVPAFGKSLSGNWPAVWSKWIKGQAILVKGIPVRYDVLSGRIVVENSFDLRSFSAELFSLNAPPKIVITTLNWNGGKETEKLLRSLEQLEYPYVELVILDNGSTEDKFYETHKASLLEKFPNLCATHLLRSDTNLGFDEGHNVAAEFGCDVLVAEAIWCLNNDAAVQPGALAALVRVLQEGAEDVPADDIGVLGSVIVSLEKPDEILNAGSRFLGSTWLKRPGIRTIDPSQPAMTVDTVSGAAILIREKVWHGIGGWPGHFFAYAEESFLGGKLQDAGLCTVLVSDSRVQHTRGGGSTGGPSSPFVLRNSARNHIAVVRSFGGVSLKWLFQYSAINAVRVLRGIRSGKPRASWAVLQGMTDGVRGIDHRLPVPNVQGVSYVSGKAYRRTEEQKAAGLVASGYMAAFSSGSQREAANKEMGVRARMGAQREYEAGGDHAEAVRAKLSGWTASGSVTEKESQILEVLARSLDRREVRLFISPQSNLGPNPGQLATACSIPREGGGLDIYLASNLSEEVQLEALFEEIFENLELLPGAVFEGMSRVPPMNWSHSLASSFARLSHDPTRGLPSDSFELRLQALVRAKDLATLFQLYGESRQWLEDHVRRNDIPSEKEDAETYVRIKALVETTGSRIGEAYEQVRREVYAERLRDLRIPGILMPSDIVRDVMQAATSGDGVRYALLKTEILEWANYLVQHQYMLLQEDYAVAVVNPQEAALHATAFVQTFEATLSQSVALKVMEDRAVNAILTKRWKDLEFVTAQVSEAFEKIQRSGQGLDAPDNPFDYSSRQLKALAGVYWDWQQNVELASLAAQLFDRAFQEGSPLIHPGVRQILGELGVHDVLKQDSIILLILKWIDIAGQNQDHPDVSRARFAAVALAELEQQDWFTQRADRQQLMQDMGFEDVADLADLEGLAGNVRASMSPGDQDEIPGERFFRTLRLVNSLFPLGGASQPLFSEGAFDQMQTNYVYSDSGKARIVREALLWINEVQFLMTEASVDPNTGENIAAALDHEYERFLHSDSGAFFDQVGKIRVLSAVDFLKEVGEELEHRDFERGDLAVAAANILLFGQEAVKRDPVVAFLRKHGVVNTDLLGTIIAYAHQLRMRKDLVVMLWERFDLMNQGIEAAILGAHAQDVATILDILENSANAAGAITRLNAMEIKTAGPKRIGMTVVVQRLVKQLRAGEDSGGQGYRNYNASDTLLEQANTAGILELGL
- a CDS encoding F0F1 ATP synthase subunit epsilon encodes the protein MSTKPFTLNILTPDRMAYEGQVTSVIAPSTQGAIGVWADHAPLVSALAGGSLRYQPAGGSWQSLQVGPGVLEMARNTLTLLLESVEGESAAVAGPYA
- the atpD gene encoding F0F1 ATP synthase subunit beta, whose product is MSNGTIAQIIGPSVDVRFEAGHLPKMRDALIVEDKEKGINLTLEVAQHTGDNMVRCIAMASTDGLVRGMEARATGEPIQVPVGDQCLGRMFNLLGEPIDEQGPVANPGQTYPIHRDGPSFEDQLPVSSVLETGIKVVDLLAPYPKGGKIGLFGGAGVGKTVVVMELIHNIATQHGGVSVFGGVGERTREGNDLWHELNDSGVIKKTALVFGQMNEPPGARLRVALSALSMAEYYRDEMGQDVLLFIDNIFRFTQAGAEVSALLGRMPSAVGYQPNLATEMAELQERITSTKKGSVTSVQAIYVPADDLTDPAPAAAFVHLDATSVLSRQIAELGIYPAVDPLDSTSRILDPHIVGEEHYQVAREVQLTLQRYKDLKDIIAILGMDELSEEDKAVVMRARKIQNFLSQPFFVAEPFTGRPGKFVKLEDTVQSFKRLVNGEFDTLPEQAFYMAGDIEEVIANAEQLKQQS